A window from Primulina eburnea isolate SZY01 chromosome 2, ASM2296580v1, whole genome shotgun sequence encodes these proteins:
- the LOC140824271 gene encoding uncharacterized protein → MWGRTGKRTGPRGAQRGRGNQGGRGGDQGEEAVVLSLEQLTQLINTSINEALHRERAPSPPLQPPPPPPLGHLDAVWEEIRRLGRQVGGRPPPQDSESPLSLEILNEDLPPNFRQPTVRDYDGSTDPEEHLGRFNNAALLHRYSDGVKCRVFLTTLVGPAQRWFDLLPPRSITSFREFSTVFMNQYATSKRHLKTSLGFFSVKQGETDSLRDFIRRFNSAALEVPSAATETLVNAFTQGLRGGQFFNSLVKKPPHSYDELLSRADKYVNLEDAQRQRRTEGKPGDKDKGKEKVDLSRKRPAERSEERSRGPRRFPYTPLAMSLERAMEICEERRKLERPRQAEKGPRLPPSDKFCEFHQEYGHITNDCQGLGEEVQRIMQRDPHMKNLLARREGRYQNNRRSQGPPWTNQRPPPRENRPNQEGRAGPQRQQGPLVEQIANDPTLGIIHMISGGATDGDSGRARKAHGRRLESLALDLAPKTDPAISFGPEDLKGVVAPHNDALLVTLTIANYDVARIFVDTGSSVNILFKKTLDQMKVEGFEFDPISTPLFGFTGHAVQTMGQVTLPLSLGAGPHRITKMTCFTVVDAPSSYNGIMGRPALADFRAVSSTYHQKLKYPTGSQVGVVCGDQKSSRRCYVDEVRFEVKKSRTEVGMVETPSRTISRKEFQLISEEEPETVEIGNQRNIRVAADLDLQSKNDLLACLKANTDVFAWSPQELQGVSPKIMEHRLHILPEARPVKQKKRHFGPEKDKIIKEQVDELLKAGHVREIFFPTWLSNVVLVPKSSGKWRMCVDFRDLNKACPKDCYPLLRIDQLVDSTSGHQYLCLMDAYQGYHQIPLAGEDQDKVSFITSEGTFCYVVMPFGLKNARATYQRLMDKVFSGQIGRNVEVYVDDILVKSKSLADLITDLRETFATLRSYGLKLNPQKCTFGVKSGKFLGYMVTERGIEANPEKVKAIQSMTPPGNLQEVQKLAGRIAALSRFISRAAHRSLPFFRVLRKAKKFEWDGECTKAFEDLKTYLAELPILVKPSVGEQLYVYLSATEAAVSSVLVRQKGTEQNPVYYISHALKGAELRYTTVEKLALALVTTARRLRPYFLSHPIMVLTNSPLGKIMTHADISGRLVKWTTELGEYDIQYGPRTAIKAHALADFLAETLHVEMEDLWKVYVDGSSTNEGS, encoded by the coding sequence ATGTGGGGACGAACAGGTAAAAGGACAGGCCCTAGAGGTGCCCAAAGAGGCCGTGGTAATCAGGGAGGCCGTGGAGGTGACCAGGGAGAAGAAGCAGTTGTTCTCAGCCTCGAACAGCTGACCCAGCTGATCAACACATCTATAAACGAGGCCCTCCATCGAGAGAGAGCCCCATCACCTCCATTGCAACCACCTCCCCCTCCTCCCCTTGGACACCTGGACGCTGTTTGGGAGGAAATCAGGAGGTTGGGTAGACAAGTGGGGGGCCGACCTCCCCCGCAAGACAGTGAAAGTCCTCTCTCTCTTGAGATACTGAACGAGGACCTCCCGCCCAACTTTCGTCAGCCCACTGTTAGAGATTATGACGGGAGTACTGACCCCGAAGAACACTTGGGAAGATTCAACAATGCTGCCCTGCTCCACCGGTACTCAGACGGGGTGAAATGTCGTGTCTTCCTTACCACATTGGTGGGACCAGCTCAGAGGTGGTTCGATCTATTGCCTCCACGTTCCATCACCAGCTTCCGAGAGTTCAGCACTGTCTTTATGAACCAATACGCCACTAGCAAGAGACATTTGAAGACCTCCCTGGGTTTTTTTAGTGTGAAACAGGGTGAGACAGACTCTTTGAGGGATTTCATAAGGCGGTTCAACAGCGCAGCTTTGGAGGTCCCCTCTGCAGCTACGGAGACCTTGGTGAACGCATTCACACAAGGTCTCCGGGGGGGACAGTTCTTCAACTCCTTGGTGAAAAAGCCCCCTCATAGCTATGATGAGCTTCTGAGCCGAGCTGATAAATATGTGAACCTCGAAGATGCACAGAGACAGAGGCGTACGGAGGGCAAACCGGGAGATAAAGACAAAGGAAAGGAAAAAGTGGACCTGAGCAGGAAGAGGCCTGCCGAAAGATCAGAGGAACGGAGCCGAGGCCCCAGACGCTTTCCTTATACCCCCTTGGCCATGAGCCTGGAAAGGGCCATGGAAATCTGTGAAGAAAGAAGGAAGTTAGAACGCCCCAGACAAGCCGAGAAAGGGCCGCGTTTACCTCCCTCTGATAAGTTCTGTGAATTTCATCAAGAATACGGCCACATTACGAACGACTGTCAGGGACTAGGGGAAGAGGTACAAAGGATCATGCAAAGAGACCCTCACATGAAGAACCTCCTCGCTCGACGAGAAGGGAGGTACCAAAACAACAGGAGGAGCCAAGGACCTCCCTGGACAAATCAGAGACCTCCACCAAGAGAGAACCGACCCAATCAAGAGGGTCGAGCGGGTCCCCAACGACAGCAGGGACCTCTGGTCGAACAGATAGCGAATGACCCGACCCTGGGTATCATACACATGATATCTGGTGGCGCAACTGACGGGGATTCCGGAAGAGCTCGAAAGGCCCACGGGAGGAGACTGGAAAGCCTTGCGTTAGACCTTGCTCCAAAGACTGACCCTGCCATCAGTTTCGGACCAGAGGACCTAAAAGGTGTTGTCGCACCTCACAACGATGCCCTATTAGTAACTCTCACCATCGCCAACTACGACGTGGCAAGAATCTTTGTTGACACTGGAAGCTCAGTCAACATTCTTTTCAAAAAAACCCTGGACCAAATGAAAGTGGAAGGGTTCGAGTTTGACCCCATCTCAACACCTTTATTTGGCTTCACAGGACATGCCGTCCAAACTATGGGACAAGTTACGCTTCCCTTATCTTTGGGAGCGGGACCACACCGCATCACCAAGATGACATGTTTCACGGTGGTAGACGCACCCTCTTCGTACAACGGGATAATGGGTCGACCAGCCCTGGCTGATTTCCGAGCTGTGAGCTCCACGTACCATCAAAAGCTGAAATATCCTACAGGAAGCCAAGTGGGAGTTGTTTGTGGGGACCAGAAGTCCTCACGTCGTTGTTATGTGGATGAAGTAAGGTTTGAAGTAAAGAAGTCCCGAACTGAAGTGGGGATGGTCGAGACTCCATCACGAACTATTTCTAGAAAAGAGTTTCAACTCATATCAGAGGAGGAGCCTGAGACAGTGGAAATAGGAAACCAACGCAACATCAGGGTGGCGGCCGACCtggaccttcaaagcaagaatGATTTGTTAGCCTGCTTAAAGGCTAATACCGACGTGTTCGCTTGGTCTCCGCAAGAACTTCAAGGGGTCAGTCCGAAGATCATGGAACATCGCCTCCATATCCTCCCCGAGGCTCGACCGGTTAAACAAAAGAAAAGGCACTTCGGCCCTGAGAAAGATAAGATAATAAAGGAGCAGGTGGATGAGCTACTCAAAGCAGGGCACGTACGGGAGATATTTTTCCCAACATGGTTATCAAACGTGGTTCTGGTCCCTAAGAGTTCTGGAAAATGGAGAATGTGCGTCGATTTCAGGGATCTTAACAAAGCTTGCCCGAAAGACTGCTACCCCTTGCTGAGGATTGATCAGCTGGTTGACTCCACCTCGGGTCACCAATACCTATGTCTAATGGACGCTTATCAGGGGTACCATCAGATACCTCTCGCAGGAGAAGACCAGGATAAAGTAAGCTTTATCACCTCTGAGGGAACATTTTGTTATGTGGTAATGCCTTTCGGGCTAAAAAACGCAAGAGCTACTTATCAGAGGCTCATGGACAAGGTTTTCTCAGGTCAGATAGGAAGGAATGTGGAGGTCTACGTGGATGATATTTTAGTGAAGTCCAAGAGTTTGGCGGACCTTATAACAGACCTCCGCGAGACCTTTGCCACTCTGAGGTCTTATGGGTTGAAGCTGAACCCACAGAAATGCACATTTGGGGTAAAAAGCGGAAAGTTCCTGGGATATATGGTGACAGAAAGAGGAATTGAAGCTAACCCCGAGAAAGTAAAGGCCATCCAATCTATGACACCTCCTGGGAATCTCCAGGAGGTTCAGAAGCTTGCCGGGAGAATCGCGGCTTTATCGCGATTCATTTCGAGAGCAGCGCACCGGAGTCTGCCTTTTTTTCGCGTGCTTAGAAAAGCCAAGAAGTTTGAATGGGATGGAGAGTGCACGAAGGCGTTCGAAGACCTGAAGACATATCTAGCTGAGCTCCCGATACTAGTAAAACCATCAGTAGGGGAGCAATTGTATGTTTATCTATCAGCCACCGAAGCAGCTGTGAGCTCAGTCCTGGTTAGACAGAAGGGCACCGAGCAGAATCCCGTATATTATATATCCCATGCACTCAAAGGAGCTGAGCTCAGATACACGACAGTGGAAAAGCTTGCTTTGGCCTTGGTCACCACAGCTCGGAGACTGAGACCATACTTTTTGTCTCATCCCATTATGGTCCTCACTAACAGCCCTCTCGGGAAAATAATGACTCATGCTGATATCTCAGGAAGATTGGTAAAGTGGACCACCGAACTGGGAGAATATGACATTCAATATGGACCTCGAACCGCAATCAAAGCACATGCCTTGGCCGATTTCCTGGCTGAGACTTTGCATGTGGAGATGGAAGACCTTTGGAAGGTCTATGTGGATGGTTCATCCACCAATGAAGGCAGCTGA
- the LOC140824270 gene encoding mitogen-activated protein kinase kinase kinase 18-like: MVKLINGSWVRGSCIGRGANGTVNLALNLSNGDVFAVKSVELGSSTASQLQALENEIQILKSLSSPHVVRFLGDDETASFRNLHMEYMPRGTAADSACSDEGAVRSYTWCLVSALSYLHSRGIVHCDVKGKNVLLGPSPGSAKLADFGSAAILSGDRISPRGSPLWMAPEVLRGEYQGPESDVWSLGCTVIEMVTGKPAWDSVSRIGHSAEFPAFPSKLSKLGCDFLRKCLQRDAKKRWTCDQLLQHPFICQCSHPEDPIAGSSPRSVLDLFDLNIEDEVTDGSVEEDDEYLNLKAKRRIRGLITGSRANWESDGWIDVRGTSSQYSDSMEIQNLESSDDQLRYNVVTPESLVNNSIFIASLSLRKKNVYEYCSFSAFVALVYPSFYITYLVKIESHLSHNLIYDNHSQNIKESKKDQILPKWVKF, translated from the coding sequence ATGGTGAAGTTGATCAATGGAAGTTGGGTTCGAGGCAGCTGCATAGGCAGAGGCGCAAATGGGACTGTCAATCTTGCTCTGAACCTATCCAACGGGGACGTTTTTGCGGTGAAGTCCGTTGAGCTTGGCTCCTCCACGGCTTCCCAGCTCCAGGCCTTGGAGAATGAAATCCAGATTCTTAAATCGCTCTCGTCTCCTCACGTCGTCAGGTTCTTGGGAGACGACGAGACAGCGTCGTTCAGGAACCTGCACATGGAGTACATGCCGCGAGGAACCGCTGCTGATTCGGCCTGTTCCGATGAGGGTGCTGTTCGGAGCTACACGTGGTGCCTGGTTTCCGCCCTCAGCTACCTCCACTCCAGGGGCATCGTGCATTGCGATGTGAAGGGGAAAAACGTGCTCTTGGGTCCCTCACCCGGCTCCGCTAAGCTCGCGGATTTCGGGTCGGCGGCGATACTCTCGGGGGATAGGATCTCTCCACGCGGCAGCCCACTGTGGATGGCGCCGGAGGTCTTACGTGGAGAATACCAGGGCCCGGAATCCGACGTTTGGTCCTTGGGATGCACTGTCATTGAGATGGTGACGGGGAAGCCTGCTTGGGACTCGGTGAGTCGAATCGGACACTCTGCTGAGTTTCCCGCGTTTCCTTCGAAGCTCTCGAAGCTGGGCTGCGATTTTTTACGCAAATGTCTGCAAAGAGATGCCAAGAAACGGTGGACCTGCGATCAGCTGCTGCAGCATCCATTCATCTGCCAGTGTTCCCATCCGGAAGATCCGATCGCTGGCTCGTCGCCACGCTCTGTTCTGGACTTGTTTGATTTGAATATCGAAGATGAAGTGACGGACGGATCAGTGGAAGAAGATGACGAATATTTGAATTTGAAGGCCAAGAGGAGAATAAGGGGACTAATTACAGGGTCCAGGGCGAATTGGGAATCGGATGGCTGGATAGACGTGCGGGGCACGAGCTCCCAATACTCCGATTCGATGGAAATTCAAAATCTGGAGAGTTCAGACGACCAGCTTCGATACAACGTCGTGACACCCGAAAGCCTTGTCAATAATTCTATTTTTATCGCGTCACTAAGTTTACGTAAGAAAAATGTATACGAGTATTGTAGTTTCTCGGCATTTGTTGCTTTAGTATACCCTTCTTTCTATATTACGTATCTTGTTAAGATCGAGTCCCATTTGAGTCATAATCTTATTTACGACAATCATTCACAAAACATTAAAGAATCGAAAAAAGATCAAATTCTACCAAAATGGGTGAAGTTTTAA